ATGCGTTGAGCAACCTGATCGTGGGTAACGCCGCCAACAACGTCCTCAACGGCTTTGGCGGCGCCGATACGCTGACCGGCGGGCTGGGGGCAGACACCTTCACCTTCAGCGCCGCGGCTGACACATCCGTCGCAACGCCAGATGAGGTGACCGACTTCAACGCCCGCCAGGGCGACAAGATCGACTTGCGTGCCATCGATGCTCGCCTCGATATGGCCGGGGACCAGGCGTTCCGCTTCATCGGCACCGCCGCCTTCAGCGGCAACGCCGCGGGGCAGCTGCGCTTCGATGCGGCTTCGCACACGCTGCTGGGCAGCACCGACGCCGACACGGACGCCGAGTTCGCCATCGTGCTGACTGGCGTGAGCAGTCTCACGACAGCCGACATCCTGCTGTAAGCCGATCAACTTCGACTTCAACAACGCCGGGCTCAGCCCGGCGTTATTCCTCGACGTTCTGCTTATTAGTTCCGCGGCGACCACCAGCGGACGACGACCTGGCGCTGATCGGTATGTTCCGCATCGGCGAAGTGACCGAGTGGTTGCTGCTCGGGGCAGTCGCCCATAAACTTCTAGGGCGAGATGATCGGCTGCCCGGCCCCATGCGACGCGCCCCCGATGGTCGCGGGTGTCTCACTCGGCCCTGCTTCTCGGCGTTATGCAGGTCGGCACTGGCTTAGCGGGCTCGAGCAGCACACGTTGAGGATGCCGGTGTTGCCGTGCGTTTCATCCAATTCGCCGGCCCAGTAGCGAGAGCCTCCACGCAATCGTCGCGGAAATAATAGGCGTGTGAATCAGGCCCTTCTTCTCGAAGTGCTCGGCACGCGCCGGGCCTAAACGTCGAATGCGCATTCGTTGATGTGAAAATCCTCTTCGTCCACCAAAATTTCCCGGGCCAGTTCAAATCCCTGGCCCCAGCCCTGGCGGCGACCCCCGGCAACACGGTGCACGCCATGACACTTCGCAAGGATGCGCCTAGCATCTGGCAAGGCTTGAACTTGGTTCCGTATGCAGTGCCGCGAGGATCGACACCCGGTATCCATCCGTGGATGCTGGACCTGGAGACAAAAACGATTCGCGGCGAAGCGGCCTTCCGAAAGTGCGTGCAGCTTCGCAGCGAAGGCTACGAGCCCGACGTGATCATCGCCCATCCAGGGTGGGGAGAATCGCTGTTCCTTAAAGACGTTTGGCCCGGTGCGCGCCTGGCGATCTATTGCGAATTCTTCTATCGCCAGACGGGACTCGACGTCGGGTTCGACCCCGAGTTTCCGGTTACTGACCTGGGCGATCCTTGCCGCCTGCGCTTGAAGAACGTCAACAACCTGCTGCATTTCGAATCGGCAGACGCGGCAATCTCTCCTACCCATTGGCAGGCTGATACATTTCCCGAACCCTTCCGCAGCAGGATCTCGGTGATCCACGACGGCATCGACACGGATGCCGTGGCGCCGAATCCGAACGTGAGCCTGACCCTGAACGACAAGATCAGGCTCACGCGGGCGGAAGAAATCATCACCTTCGTCAACCGCAACCTGGAGCCCACCCGCGGCTACCACGTGTTCATGCGCGCCTTGCCGCGCATCCTCGAGCAGCGGCCGAACGCGAGAGTGCTGATCGTCGGCGGCGACGACGTGAGCTATGGCCCACGGCCCGAGGGCGGCAGGAACTGGAAGGACATCTACCTTTCCGAGGTTGCCGATCGCCTCGATCGTTCGCATGTGCACTTTCTCGGCCGCATTCCGTACAAGGAATTCATCGGGCTGCTGCAGCTGTCCACGGTGCATGTGTACCTCACGTACCCTTTCGTCCTGAGCTGGAGCCTGCTGGAGGCGATGAGCACCGGTTGCGCGATCGTCGCGAGCAACACCGGGCCCTTGTTGGAGGCGATCCAGGACGGCCAGACCGGCCAGCTGGTGGACTTCTTCGACGTCGACGGCCTGGCCGCCAAGGTGTGCGCGCTGCTGGATGATCCGGCCGAACGCATGCGCCTGGGCTCCAATGCGCGCGAGTTCGCGCGCACCCACTATGACCTGAAGCGCGTCTGCCTGCCCCGCCAGTTGCAGTGGGTGAACGATCTGGCAGGCGCGAACAGCAGCGTTTCTTGAATGTGATTCAGGTCACGGCAAGAGCCCGTCGTCGAGATGTTGGCGCTTGCTACGGCGGAGGACGGCGCGGTAGGCTTGGTGGGCTGGACGCCCCATGCTGATACGCCGTGACCAACTCGAGAGCCTGTGCGAGATCGCGCAGGCGGCCGGCCGCGAGATCATGGCGGTGTACCGCACCGACTTCGCCTCTTGGCACAAGCAGGACCAATCGCCGCTGACCGAGGGCGACCTTCGTGCGGACAAAGTGATCCGCGCCGGGCTGGAGTCGCTCTTTCCCGGCGTGTTCATCCTGTCGGAGGAATCGACATCCGCCGGCAGCGGCGCGCGGGACGTCTTCTTCCTGGTGGACCCGCTCGACGGCACCCGGGAATTTCTCCGGCGCAACGACGAATTCACGGTCAACATCGCGCTCATCGCACAGGGCCGCCCGATGGCGGGCGTGGTGCTGGCGCCGGCGCTGGGCGAACTGTTCTTCGCCGCGCAGGGCCTGGGTGCCTGGAAGCGCCAGGGTGACGTGCAGACGCCATTGCGCGCCCGGCGCTCCGAAGGGCCGCTTCGCGTGATCGGCAGCCGCTCGCATGATGACGGCGTGCTGGATGGCTGGCTCGAACGGCTGCAGTGCGCGCACACCTACACGGCCGCCGGCAGTTCGCTGAAGTTCTGTCGCATCGCCGAAGGCGCCGCAGACATCTATCCGCGCCTGGGTCCCACCAACCAGTGGGACACCGCGGCGGGGCAGGCCGTGCTGGAGCAGGCCGGCGGCGCGGTGCTCGCTGCGCAGGGCGGCGATCTGCGCTACGGCCTGGACCGTGCCCTTCTCAATCCGCACTTCGTTGCGCTGGCCGACAGACTGACGAAATTCCCGCCGTTGCAAGGCGCCGCCACCTAAGTCACGCGCAGCGGATACGCACGGTAACCATGCCCGCCGCGCCGCCCGCCGGGCCCGTACACTGGGCTCAAGCACATGTTTGAAATCACCCCCACGACGGCCGCGCCCTACGCGTCGGTTTGCTATATCCGTTGCGACTGGGCCGACGGATCCGCCACCCGGGCCTCCGGCGTCGTGGTCGGCATCAACGACGTGCTGACGGCCCTGCACGTGGTGTTCGACGAAAGCCGGGGCGGCTGGGCGCGGCAGGTGATCGTCTACCCCGGCGCCGACACCTTGCCATTCAGCGCGCCGCTCGGTCAGTTCAGCGACGTGGGGTCGCTGAACGCGCGGGCCGCCAATTGGGACTTCAATGGCGACCAGTTGATGACGCCGCAGGAGTCCGCGGGCGACCTGGTTCTGATCGGCATGACTTCGCGCATCGGTGAGGTGAGCGGCTGGTTGCCGGTGACGCAGATGCCCACGGACTTCTACGGCCTGATGTCCGGCTACCCGGCGCGCGGCACCGGCCTGATGGCAGAGGGCGTGTGGGCCGACGCGTCCGACTCCTGGGGGGTCTACGATGTCGCCTCGGGGCTGGGTCCGGGCGCCTCGGGCGGCCCGCTGCTCTATACCGCCGGCGGCGTGACCTCGGTCGCGGGCGTGCTGTCCAGCGGCGACTTCGCTGCCACCTCGTCGACCTATGCCGGTCTCTTCGGGCCGGGAACGATGGACTGGCTGCGAGCGGCCATGTCCGCCAACGACACGCTGATCGGCCTGAGCCCCGGCGCCGCCCCGGCCTCCAGCCCGAACATCTATCTGGGCAGCGACGGCGCGGACAACTTCACCGGCACCCTGGGCCGCGACAGCTTCCGCGGCCTCGGCGGCGACGATGTGCTCACCGGCGGCGGTGGCGTCGACGTGGCCATCTACAGTGGCGCGCGCGCCTCCTACGCGGTCAACGTGGTCGCGCCCGGACTGATCCAGGTGGCCGATTCCATGCCTTGGCGCGATGGCTTCGACACGCTGCGCGAGGTGGAGCGGGTGGAGTTCAGCGACTTTTCACTCGCCTTCGATATCCAGGGTTCGGCCGGTCAGGCTTATCGCCTGTACCAGGCGGCCTTCGACCGGGCGCCGGACCTGCCGGGATTGGGATTTCAGATGAATGCCCTGGAGAGCGGGCTGTCGCTGGCGGGCGTGGCGGGCAACTTCCTCCTGAGTCCCGAATACCAGGCCTACGGCGTCGTCGATGACGGCGAGTTCGTCACGCGGCTGTATGCCAATGTGCTGCACCGCGCGCCGGACGAGGGCGGCCTCGCCTTCCACCTGGACCGCCTGCAGCACGGCGCTACGCGCGCCGACATCCTCGTCGGTTTCTCGGAATCACCCGAGAACCAGGCCCTGCTGCTCGGCGTCATGCAGGCCGGCATGGCCTACATCGGCTGATGCCGCCCGCGGGGCGGCATTGGCCCCGGACTGGGCCGTCTCCAGCAACACGCGCTTGACCTGCGCCGCGCTTGCTTCCCAGGTGAGCCGCGGCAGCCCTTCCGGCTTCGGATGCCGGTCTTCCCGCGCCAGTTCCATCCAGGTCGCGAGCGACGCGGACAGGGCCAGCGCCCCGTCGTCGCGGAAGTAGTGGGCATGCGTGCCGGCCACTTCCCGGAACACAGGAAGGTCGCGCGCGATGATGGGCAGCCCGCGCTGCGCCGCTTCCACCAGCGGCAGTCCGAAGCCTTCGCCGCGGGAGGCGGCAATCAGGGCGGTCGAGCTCTCGTAGAGCGCTTCCAGGAATTCGTCGCTGGCGTCTTCCACCCAAACCAGGCGCTGGCCCCGCTCGGGGTGCGAGCGCAGGCGCGCCTGCAGTTCGTCGACCATCCAGCCGGGCCGCCCGACGATCACCAGCATGGTGTCGTGCCCTTCTTCCCAAAGCGTTTCGAAGGCAGCGAGCACCGCGGCGTAGGCCTTGCGCGGCTCGATCGTCCCGACCATGAGGAAGCTGGTGTGCTGGCGGATGCGCGCCAGCAGTTCGGGCGCGCCGGTGGGCTGGCCACGGGTGGCGATGCGGTCGCTGATGTCGGAGCCCAGGTGCACGGCGCGGACTTCCGGCTGGCGGCGGCGTGCGTCGTCGCCCCAGTGCTCTTTGAGCCAGTGGCGCAACTCGTCGGCGATCGATTCTGAAATGCAAATCGCCAGGTCCGACTTGGCGACCACGCGCAGCCAGCGTTCATGGTGCTCGGCCGCCCCCGGCAGGAAGCAGTCCGGCAGGCGCACCGGCAGCAGGTCGTAGACCAGGAAGGCGGTGCGCACGCCCTGGCGCTGCAGCTCGTCGAGGTAGGACTCGTGCTTGGTGATCAGGTGCGGCTGCAGGTCCATGGCGAAGAAGGTGTCGCCCGCGCGCGGGCGGATCCAGTCGCCGGGTTGTTCGTCGTCCACCGGCAGCCCCGCGGCTTCGCACAGGAAGGCCATGGCCACGCGGTATCCATGCTCGCGCGGAGTGGCGTACACCGGGATCACCGTGTGCCCTGCGAGAGGCCGGCGCAGCAGCTCCATCAGGTAGTTCTTCACCACCCGCTGGATGCCACCCTGCCAGTCGTGTCGCACCAGTTCCGAGATGTCCAAGAAGAGCCGCGGGCCGCGCCTGCTCGGGCGCACCACGGCCAACCAGGCCCAGATAAATTCGGGTTCGCCCTCCGCCGGCAAGCTGACGGTGTCCAGGCCCTCGCGGACCGCCGGCAGGGGCAGCGTCGTCTCGCCCTCCCGCGGACCGAACCAGCCCCAGAGGTCGCTGCTGCCGATCTCGATGGTTTCATCTCCGGCGATACGCAACTGGCAACCATAGTGGCGCAGCATGAATTCGTGCGCGTAGCGCCATTCGCCATCGGCGGCCTGGTACACCGGCTCGGCTCGCCAGCCGGGCAGGGGATGCTCGATCATTCCGAGCAGCAGCGCCGGCAACTCAGATGCTGAATCGCCCGCGGCGCGGACCCACGTGCCGACGTCTACCAGCAGCTGCCGCGCCGGTCGCGGTTGCGGCAGGCTCAGGGCGATGCCGCTGGCAAGATTGCCGGTCACCGCGTCGTCGGTGTCCGCAGGAAGGACGGCCGCGACCTGTCGAACCAGCGCGGCCGGGCTGTGCGCCGCCTGCGCGGCGAAACGCTCGATCGCCTGCGCATAGGCTGTGGCGCAATCGGTGGGCGAATGTTGGGTTTCGATGATGCGCCGCGCGGCGCGGCCGAGGGCCGTTCGAACTTCGCGGTCGCTGCGCAGCTTTTCCAGCGCCTGCACCAGCTGTTCGTCGGTGAATTCCTCGTCCAGCACCAGCGCGGCATCGCGCGGCAGGTAAGCCATGGCGCCGTTGGCATTGGCGATCACCGGCACGCCATGGTTCATTGCGTCGAGCACGGTGCCTGAGGTCTCGCCGCGCGAGAGGGTGCGCAGTTGCACCGCGAGGTCCGAGGCATTCAGGTAGCGGCGGAAGTCCTCCGGGCTGGCCCAGCCGGTGATGCTGACGCGGCCCGGCCCGGCCTCGATGCTTCGCAGCAGTTCGCGCCCGTAGTCGCCGGGATGGTTCTCGCCGACGAACACGAGGCGGCAGCGCGGGTCACGCGCCAGGCTCGAACGCTGCCACGCGGCCAGCAGCCGGTGGTTCATCTTGGTCTCCGCCAGGATGCCGAAGGAGCAGACCAGGAAGTCGTCCGCCTCCAGCCCGAGCTGCGCCCGCGCCTCCTCGCGCCGTACCGGCAGGGCCACGCGCAGGTGCGGGATGAGGGACCAGCCGTCGGCTGCGCCGGGCCCGTACCACTCGCCGGCCAGCTGTCGGGAGAACGGCGAGTGGACGATCACGCCCTGGGCGCCGCGCAGCACCTCGAAATTGGCCGGGAACTCATGGATCACGTTGTGGATGTCCGCGCCGCACGCGCGCCGCAGCAGCGCCGGCCAGCCGTGCGAGGCGTACAGGGCCTGCGACCAATTCGGCTCCTTGGCGATCACCAGCTCGCGGTAGCTTTGCATCCCGCTGAGAAAGAAATCGTGGAGCACCACCGTTCCCGGGTAGCGTTCGAGCAGGGGCACCATGTGGACGTGGAACTCGGAGTTGCCGAAGTGGTACAGGATGCGGTCGTACTCGTCGCCGTGCTCCATGAACCATTCGGCGCTGCGCTTGCTCCGGACTGACCCCGGCGGCAGGGCTTCGAGTTGCTCCGGCTGCTCGACGATGGCGTCGATGTCGTAGTGCGCCGCCAGCGCCGGCAGCAGTTCCGCGCTGTAGTCGGCAATGCCGCTACGCGATGGCGGCAGGGGCGACACGTAGGCCAGGCGCTTGCGCCGCGGGCTCGCAGGCGCGGCGCGGCGGGCCGGCGGCCCCAACGTCTCGATCGCGGCCAGCGCGGTCTTGGCGCTGGTGTCCCAGCTGAACTGCTGCGCTTGCTCGGGGCCATTGCGCGCCAGCTCGAGCCGGAACGGCTCGTCCACCAGGCACTGCTGGAGCTTGGCAGTGATCGATGCGCGGGAGCGGGCATTGAACAGCGCGTCGGCGCGGCCGATTACTTCGGGAATACTGCTGTTGTCGGCGCCGATCACGGGCGCGCCGCAACGCATCGCCTCCAGCGCAGGCAGCCCGAAGCCCTCGTGCAGCGACGGAAAGACGAACAGCTTGCAAGTCCGGTACAGGTCCAGCAGGTCCTGCTCCGACACGAAGCCTGTGAGCACCAGTTCGCCGTTAGCGAGGCCGGATGCGGCTGCAAGCTGCTCCAGGCGCTCGCGCTCGGCGGGCTGCACCGAGCACACGATGGCCAGCTGGTGGCGCGACCGCAGCTCGTGCGGCAGCTGCGCCCACGCTTCGATCAAACCTTCGATGTTCTTGCGGTGATCGATGCCGCCGGTGTACATCACGAAAGGGCGCCACAGGCCGTAGCGCACCCGCAGACCCACCTCGGCCTCCGCGCTCACGGCGGCCGGCGTGAAATGCTCGTCGGCCGCTGACGAGATATTGACCACCCGCTCACCCGGCAGGTCCAGGCGCTCGATGCCTTCGCGCCGCGAGGCTTCCGAGATCGCCAGCCAGAGGTCGGCGCGCTTGAGGTGCTGGATCTTCTCGCTGTATTCTCGGGCGGCCTGCTCGTGCCAGAGATAGATGTCGGAGTAGACGTGCGGGATCAGGTCGTACAGGGTGACCGCGGTGCGGTGCGGCGCTTCGCCGAGGCCAATGCTGGTGAACGAGTGGGGCCCGCTCTCGAACAGGCTGGCGACGTGCACCACATCGGCCTTCAGGCTGGCGAGGAACGCTTCACGCACGACTTCGAACGCGCGCCGCTCCCCGGCGTTGTGCGCGACCAGCGGTGGCTGCGTCGCCTGCCAGCTGACAATGTTGCGGGCAGGCAGCAGTCCGGCCAGCGCCTCGCGCACCGGCACGACTGTGTCGGCATACATGCCGTTGAGCGCCACGATGAACTCGTGCTTGCCGCCATGGCGCAGCATCGCCTTGGCCAGCGCCATCGAATAGCGGCCGATGCCGCGGTTGCGCGAATGCGGCGACTGCGCCGCTTCCAGGTCAATGACGATCCGCAACGAGTTCTTCCTTTTTCTCCAAGCGTCTGGTCAGGGAGAACCTCAGATTTTGATGCACACGGTGTGCGCTTGCGGTCATCCGGTTCGATTCCTGGATGATCACGGGAGCCGGCGGGGTCGATCGCATGCGCTGGAGATACCGCTCCAGTCCCAATCTTTTGGCCGCGCGCATGATCGCCGCGCGGGCCTTGGGACGATCGCGCAGGATTCGTGCTGCGGTGCGGGCAGACGCCATTGCAACATGGCGCAGCGCGCCACGGGCCGTCCCCTTCACACCGCGTTGACGCAGCGCGCGGGGCAGCGCACCGGCCCAGCGTAGCGGCGCGGTCAGTCGCCACGAGGTACTCCGGCGCATCGCCTCCACCTGGCGATTCAGGGCGGAGATCTGGTCGTTGAGCGCGAACACGTGGTTGACAGCGCCGCGCTCCAACCCTGCGCCAATCGCATTCGCCCGTTCTATGGCGTCCAGCCGCTCCTTCAATGCCTGCTGGCCGCGTGTCAGCAAGATGCTGGACTCGCGCGCCATTTCGCCGATGACATGCATCTCGCGCAGCCGGGCTGACCATTGCTGGTCGTAGCGCGCGGCCGCCTCGATGAGGCTCGATCCGCATGCCTGCGCAAAGGCTGCGTCCAGTGCGGCCCTCGCTTGGTCGTCGGCATTGCCATTGAGTTCACCCTTTTGGGCCACGATGGCGTAGTCGGGACTCACGCCCGCGAGCACATGGATCAGTTCAACCGGCCTTCCGGGGGGGGCCAGGGCTTCATGAAGCCGCAGGGTTGCGACCCGGCCGAAGCCGCTGAATTCCGCGAGGAAGGCCAATAGCGGCGGCGGCAGCGGCCGGGCATGGGTCGGGTCCATGTAGAAGCCCGAGGAGCCGACGACGAGATTTTCTGGGTTCGGAGTCTCCAGGATTAACAAGCCGCCAGGGCGCAGGACACGCAGCGCTTCACTCACCAGCAACTGCAAATCTCGAAATGGCATGTGCTCGGCGACGTGCAGAGCCGAAACAACCGACAGGCTGGCCGTTGCGAGACTTTGAAGGTGCTGCAGCACGTCGCCGCTTCGCACGTCGAGTCCGAGTTCATGGCAGGCTGCCAGCATCCCTTCGTCGAGGTCTACGCCACTGGCTCGCCAGCCCTCGCCACGCAGCAGTTCGAGCCACTCGCCGCGTCCGCAGCCGAGGTCTACGGCTTGCGGCGGCATGCCCAATTGCGCCAGTGGACGCAGGAAGGACAGGTAGACCCGCTGGCGATCCCTGATGAGATCCCGCGAGCCGCGGTGGCGGTCCTCAAAGGCGCGGTAGAAATCCTGGCTCATTCCCGCAGTGCTTCCTCATGCTCGTTGATCTCGACGCTCACTATCGTGGGCAGGTAGGACGTCCCGACAAAGCGCGGCACTGAGAAATTGAGAACCTTGAACACCACCGCCAGGTCCCGCCACTCGTAATTCTTCGTCATGTGCGTCTCAGCGTCATGCGCAGCCACTGCCATTGAATAGCTGCCCTCGCCAAGGTTGGCGACGAATCCGAATCGCAGGGTGACCCGGTCGCCGGCGTGCAGGGGGCCTGCGCTGCGCTCGAGGTGATGCGTGTTGGTGCCGAACACCGGCTGCCCGAACCGGTCCTTGATCATGTAGCCGACGACCAGACTGTCAATCGGCGTGTTGACCTGCACCTGGACTTCCAGCGTGACGCGTGCGCCGACCCGCAGGGTCTCCGCCGGCTCGCCGTGCTCGTCGAGCAGGCGGACGTGGCCCAGCGTGGCTTCACCGGTGCCAGATATGGTCTGGATGCGGCCGTCCTGCGCCGTGTGCTGCCGCACGGTGCGTTTTTCCTTTTCGGCGATGAGAGCGTTGTAGTAGTCCATCACCGCTTCGGGCTCGCCCTGCATTGCCAGGCGACCCTCATTGAGCAGGATGGCTTCGTCGCAGATCGACTGGATTGCACCCTTGTCGTGCGACACCAGCAGCAGCGTCGTGCCCTGCTCCCGGAAGCTGCGGATGCGGTCCATGCTCTTGTGCTGGAAATAGGTGTCGCCCACCGACAGCGCTTCGTCGACGATCAGCACGTCGGGACGCACGGCGGTGGCCACGCTGAACGCCAGGCGCATCTGCATGCCGCTGGAGTACACGCGCAGGGGCTCGTCGATGTACTCGCCGATCTCGGCGAAGGCCTCGATCCCGGGCATCAGGCGCTCGATGTCCTGCGCCGACAGCCCCAGCAGCTGCGACGCCATGATCGCGTTCTGCCGGCCGGTGAAGTCGGGGTGGAACCCCAGCCCCAGTTCGAGCAGCGCCGCGACCCGGCCCGTCATCCGCACGCTGCCGGTGGTGGGGTTCGTGGTGCCGGTGATCATCTTGAGCAGCGTGCTCTTGCCGGCGCCGTTGACGCCGATGATGCCCAGCGCGCGGCCAGCGTCGACCCGGAAGCTGACGTCACGCAGGACCCAGCGCAGGTCGTGGCGCTTGCCGGCCAGCGGAATCAGCCACTCAGCCAGGCGGGCCCGGCGCGAGGGGTAGTGCTTGTAGGCCTTGCCCAGGCCTTCGACGGTGATCGTTCCCATCAGAGTTCGTCCACCAGCTCGGCCGAGTGGCGCCGGAACAGGCGCCAGCCCAGCGCGCACAGCAGCATGGCCACCACCAGCGGCGGCAGCAGCGAGAGCCAATGCGGCCACTGCGCATGCACGAGCACGTCCTGCGCCGCGCCGATCAGCGGCGCCATGGGATTGATCCAGAGCCAGTCAACGACGCGGGCAGGCAGGATGCTGCGCGGGTAGACGATGGGCGTCAGCCAAAACCAGAACTGCAGGAAGATGCCGAACACCTGGCCGACGTCGCGGAAGAAGACATTCAGGATGCCCAGCGTGATGCCGAGGCCGATGGCGAACATCGCCAGGATGCCGATCACCGGCACCAGGGCCAGGAAGGGCCAGCCGGGGAAGTTGCCGGTGAGCAGCAGGAACAGGGTGAGCAGCGAAAAGACGATCGCGAAGTTCAGCAGCGCATTGGTGACCACCGTGACCGGCAGGCTGATGCGCGGGAAATTCAGCTTCTTGAGCAGGCCGGCGTTCTCGATGAACACGCCCTGGGCGCGGGTCGTGATTTCAGAGAACAGCTGCCAGGTCAGCACACCCGCGCACAGGTAGATGCTGTAGGCGAAGCCGCCGGTGGCGCCCGGCAGCCGTGCCTGCATCACCTGCGAGAAGATCACCGTATACACGACGATCATCGCCAGCGGGTTGAGCACCGTCCATGCGGCGCCCAGCACCGAGTTCTGGTAGCGGGACTGGAATTCGCGTTTGACGCTACCCAGTATGAAGCCGCGGTAGGCCCATAGCGCTCTCACCAGAGTCATCATGCACGCCCATAGGTGTCCGCCAGGCGAACGATGTCGTCCTCACCGAGGTAGTCGCCGCACTGGACCTCGACCACCACCAGTTCCTCGGTGCCGATGTTGGACAGCCTGTGCTTTTCCTTCAGGGGGATGTAGCGGTACTGGCCGGCTTCCGTGCGCACTTCGCGCTCGCCGACCTGCACCAGCGCGACGCCCTTGACCACCACCCAGTGCTCGGCGCGGTGATGGTGGTACTGCAGGGACAGCGAGGCGCCGGGTCTGACCGTGATGCGCTTGACCTTGTAGCCCGCTTCTTCCTTGATCGTGGCATACGTGCCCCAGGGCCGGTGGACGGTCGCGGGCAACTGCGTACATTCGTGGCCGCGCTCCTTGAGCGCATCAACCACCGACTTGATCTTCTGCGCCGAGTGCTTGTTCGCTACCAGCAGGGCATCGGGCGTGTCGACGATCACGAGATCCCTGACGCCCACGGTGGCCACGATCTTGGGCCCGTGGCTTTCCACCTGCACGTGCGTGTCCTGGGTGTCCACGTCGACCACCTCGGCGATGAAGGTGTTGCCGCTGGCGTCAGGGGTGTGCGCCTGGGCCACGGCGGGCCAGGACCCGACGTCGCTCCAGCCGAAACGCGCCGGCACCACGGACACGTTGGAGGCGTGTTCCATCACCGCGTAGTCGACGCTGATGTCGGGCTGCAGGCCGAACAGGTGGGTGTCGAAGCGCGTCACGTCGCCGGTGGTCACGCCTTCGCGCAGCGCCTGCCTGGCCGTCTCCAGCGCATGGGGCGCGTGGGCGGCCAGCGCATCCAGCATGGTCTGGGCCGTGAAGCAGAACATGCCGCTGTTCCAGTAGAAGCGGCCGGTGGCGAGGTATTCCTGCGCGGTGGCCAGGTCGGGCTTCTCGACGAAGCGCAGCACGCGCTGGCTTTCGCGGCCCACGTGTTCCACCTCGATGTAGCCGAACCCGGTTTCGGGCGTGGTGGGGTGGATGCCGAACACCACCAGCTGGCCCTGCTGCGCGAGTTGCGCCGCTTCGAGCGCGCAGGCCACGAAGGCGCGTGTGTCGGGGATCAGGTGGTCGGCCGGCAGCACGAGGAGGACCGTGTCGGGGCCGTGGCGGGCCGCGCAGTGCAGGGCGGCCAGCGCGATGGCCGGACCGGTATTGCGCCCCTGTGGCTCGAGCAGGAAATGGGCGAGGGGAGGATCGGCCAGCTGTTCCAGCAGGTTGCGCGTCAGGAAGAGGTGGTCTTGGTTGGTGATGACCAGCAGCTCATCCGTGCCGCAGGCCTGGCCGCGCGCGACGGCCTGCTCGAGCAAGGCCTGGCCGCCCAGTTTCATGAATGGCTTGGGATAGGCCTGACGCGAGGCCGGCCACAGCCTCGTGCCCGCGCCCCCTGAAAGTACCACCGGTACGAGCTTCATCCGATACTCCCGCTGTGTTTTTATATGTTGATTCTAGGCGTATGCACGTCCTCATCCGTGCCGCGAAGCGCGACTGTACAGTTGCCGCTCCGCCCTGAGAGGTATCTCGATGTAATGAGAGAATTCGTGCCCGTAACAAAGACTGTGTCGAGCTGATGCTCATTCTTTTGATCCTGTGCAGCGCGGTGTCCTGGTTCGTGTGCGGCCTGCTGCTGCGGTATGGCACCGCCAGCGGTCGGCGCTACGGCCAGTCGGTACCGCAGCGTTTCCATGCGGGCCACGTGCCGCGCCTGGGCGGCGTCGCCATGATCGTGGCCTGCACCGTGGGGTGGGCGTGGGTCGTCAGCGCCGAGCGGCTTATCGGCACCAACTATCAGATCAAGCTCCCCGGCGGGATCGCCCTGGCCTGGTGGGCCGTCGCGCTGATCGCGGTGGCGGGCGGCGTCGC
Above is a window of Ramlibacter tataouinensis DNA encoding:
- a CDS encoding glycosyltransferase, whose protein sequence is MRIVIDLEAAQSPHSRNRGIGRYSMALAKAMLRHGGKHEFIVALNGMYADTVVPVREALAGLLPARNIVSWQATQPPLVAHNAGERRAFEVVREAFLASLKADVVHVASLFESGPHSFTSIGLGEAPHRTAVTLYDLIPHVYSDIYLWHEQAAREYSEKIQHLKRADLWLAISEASRREGIERLDLPGERVVNISSAADEHFTPAAVSAEAEVGLRVRYGLWRPFVMYTGGIDHRKNIEGLIEAWAQLPHELRSRHQLAIVCSVQPAERERLEQLAAASGLANGELVLTGFVSEQDLLDLYRTCKLFVFPSLHEGFGLPALEAMRCGAPVIGADNSSIPEVIGRADALFNARSRASITAKLQQCLVDEPFRLELARNGPEQAQQFSWDTSAKTALAAIETLGPPARRAAPASPRRKRLAYVSPLPPSRSGIADYSAELLPALAAHYDIDAIVEQPEQLEALPPGSVRSKRSAEWFMEHGDEYDRILYHFGNSEFHVHMVPLLERYPGTVVLHDFFLSGMQSYRELVIAKEPNWSQALYASHGWPALLRRACGADIHNVIHEFPANFEVLRGAQGVIVHSPFSRQLAGEWYGPGAADGWSLIPHLRVALPVRREEARAQLGLEADDFLVCSFGILAETKMNHRLLAAWQRSSLARDPRCRLVFVGENHPGDYGRELLRSIEAGPGRVSITGWASPEDFRRYLNASDLAVQLRTLSRGETSGTVLDAMNHGVPVIANANGAMAYLPRDAALVLDEEFTDEQLVQALEKLRSDREVRTALGRAARRIIETQHSPTDCATAYAQAIERFAAQAAHSPAALVRQVAAVLPADTDDAVTGNLASGIALSLPQPRPARQLLVDVGTWVRAAGDSASELPALLLGMIEHPLPGWRAEPVYQAADGEWRYAHEFMLRHYGCQLRIAGDETIEIGSSDLWGWFGPREGETTLPLPAVREGLDTVSLPAEGEPEFIWAWLAVVRPSRRGPRLFLDISELVRHDWQGGIQRVVKNYLMELLRRPLAGHTVIPVYATPREHGYRVAMAFLCEAAGLPVDDEQPGDWIRPRAGDTFFAMDLQPHLITKHESYLDELQRQGVRTAFLVYDLLPVRLPDCFLPGAAEHHERWLRVVAKSDLAICISESIADELRHWLKEHWGDDARRRQPEVRAVHLGSDISDRIATRGQPTGAPELLARIRQHTSFLMVGTIEPRKAYAAVLAAFETLWEEGHDTMLVIVGRPGWMVDELQARLRSHPERGQRLVWVEDASDEFLEALYESSTALIAASRGEGFGLPLVEAAQRGLPIIARDLPVFREVAGTHAHYFRDDGALALSASLATWMELAREDRHPKPEGLPRLTWEASAAQVKRVLLETAQSGANAAPRAASADVGHAGLHDAEQQGLVLG
- a CDS encoding class I SAM-dependent methyltransferase, which encodes MSQDFYRAFEDRHRGSRDLIRDRQRVYLSFLRPLAQLGMPPQAVDLGCGRGEWLELLRGEGWRASGVDLDEGMLAACHELGLDVRSGDVLQHLQSLATASLSVVSALHVAEHMPFRDLQLLVSEALRVLRPGGLLILETPNPENLVVGSSGFYMDPTHARPLPPPLLAFLAEFSGFGRVATLRLHEALAPPGRPVELIHVLAGVSPDYAIVAQKGELNGNADDQARAALDAAFAQACGSSLIEAAARYDQQWSARLREMHVIGEMARESSILLTRGQQALKERLDAIERANAIGAGLERGAVNHVFALNDQISALNRQVEAMRRSTSWRLTAPLRWAGALPRALRQRGVKGTARGALRHVAMASARTAARILRDRPKARAAIMRAAKRLGLERYLQRMRSTPPAPVIIQESNRMTASAHRVHQNLRFSLTRRLEKKEELVADRH
- a CDS encoding ABC transporter ATP-binding protein, yielding MGTITVEGLGKAYKHYPSRRARLAEWLIPLAGKRHDLRWVLRDVSFRVDAGRALGIIGVNGAGKSTLLKMITGTTNPTTGSVRMTGRVAALLELGLGFHPDFTGRQNAIMASQLLGLSAQDIERLMPGIEAFAEIGEYIDEPLRVYSSGMQMRLAFSVATAVRPDVLIVDEALSVGDTYFQHKSMDRIRSFREQGTTLLLVSHDKGAIQSICDEAILLNEGRLAMQGEPEAVMDYYNALIAEKEKRTVRQHTAQDGRIQTISGTGEATLGHVRLLDEHGEPAETLRVGARVTLEVQVQVNTPIDSLVVGYMIKDRFGQPVFGTNTHHLERSAGPLHAGDRVTLRFGFVANLGEGSYSMAVAAHDAETHMTKNYEWRDLAVVFKVLNFSVPRFVGTSYLPTIVSVEINEHEEALRE